One stretch of Deinococcus aquaedulcis DNA includes these proteins:
- a CDS encoding ChbG/HpnK family deacetylase, whose amino-acid sequence MPPNPALLKLGYAPQDRVVIFHADDLGMCEATVSGAADLFAAGTLRSAALMMPCAWAPAAARLAQEWPEVDLGVHLTLTSEWPAARWAPLTRGVAGGLTDAQGYFHATSEGVWTQAKPGAAGREMAAQLDRALAWGLNISHADGHMGTAAHPALLPHAVRAALKRGVLPLLPRLGVAGWRAHGLGPAQAQAVTLALGALERRGVPLVDQIVMLPLESGGDQVPLIEELLAGLGPGLTHFILHPARDTPELRAVAGDWAGRVANYEAFLDPRLPGVLARSGVKVTTYRPLRALLGRR is encoded by the coding sequence ATGCCCCCCAATCCGGCGCTGCTGAAGCTGGGCTACGCGCCCCAGGACCGCGTGGTGATCTTCCACGCCGACGATCTGGGCATGTGCGAGGCCACCGTCTCGGGTGCCGCCGACCTGTTCGCGGCGGGCACGCTGCGCTCGGCGGCCCTGATGATGCCCTGTGCCTGGGCCCCGGCCGCCGCCCGGCTGGCCCAGGAGTGGCCCGAGGTGGACCTGGGCGTGCACCTGACCCTGACCAGCGAATGGCCCGCCGCCCGCTGGGCCCCGCTGACCCGGGGCGTGGCCGGTGGCCTGACCGACGCCCAGGGTTACTTTCACGCCACCTCGGAAGGCGTGTGGACGCAGGCCAAGCCGGGGGCGGCCGGGCGCGAAATGGCCGCACAACTGGACCGGGCGCTGGCCTGGGGCCTGAACATCTCACACGCGGACGGTCATATGGGCACCGCCGCCCACCCGGCGTTGCTGCCGCATGCGGTGCGCGCCGCCCTGAAGCGCGGTGTCCTGCCCTTGCTGCCCCGGCTGGGTGTCGCCGGCTGGCGGGCGCATGGGCTGGGGCCGGCGCAGGCCCAGGCGGTTACGCTGGCACTGGGTGCCTTGGAACGCCGGGGCGTGCCGCTGGTGGACCAGATCGTGATGCTGCCGCTGGAAAGCGGTGGCGATCAGGTGCCGCTGATTGAAGAGCTGCTGGCCGGTCTGGGCCCCGGGCTTACCCACTTCATCCTGCACCCAGCGCGCGACACCCCCGAACTGCGCGCGGTGGCCGGCGACTGGGCGGGGCGGGTGGCGAACTACGAGGCGTTTCTGGACCCGCGCCTGCCGGGCGTCCTGGCGCGCAGTGGGGTGAAGGTCACCACCTACCGTCCCCTGCGCGCCCTGCTGGGCCGCCGATGA
- a CDS encoding MFS transporter, which yields MSAEPSSAVRWRYSVMNFGLTIPAQAGSFLLLYYVDDRKLDPGWAAAAMTIFALYNAANNPLIGYLSDRTRSRWGRRIPYVRFGWLPSLICFALLFMTPFNGVDSPVALLSYLVVVWVLWETFGTAVGTGYLALLPEMFRTYAERTAVAWRMNLVQTLGLLFGLALPPLLAGWIGWGGMGVLFAVLSAGAIVFGLGALFEQSGPAQSPLGFGAALRATFSHRAFLAVVAAQTLRFFATGTLATGMGFFVRYSLGQAGGAVTTGLLAAAFVTAGLALWPWRALLAPRLGPRGTLMLAFGLSAAALLPLALVQTVPGALAATILFGAALAGMILMGDVIMADVIDEDELRSGQRREGMYFGMSGFITTLSGALTSQVFGAVTRASGYDPKLPVQPDGVAEGFRFFMTVPPIAGALLAVGVLLFYPLHGRRLEAMRAALAQKRRVEDAGWSVEPGG from the coding sequence ATGAGCGCTGAACCCTCGTCCGCCGTGCGCTGGCGCTACTCGGTCATGAATTTTGGCCTGACCATTCCGGCGCAGGCGGGCAGTTTTCTGCTGCTGTACTACGTGGATGACCGCAAGCTGGACCCCGGCTGGGCCGCAGCGGCCATGACCATCTTTGCCCTGTACAACGCGGCGAATAATCCCTTGATCGGCTACCTGTCGGACCGCACCCGCAGCCGCTGGGGGCGGCGCATTCCCTATGTGCGCTTTGGCTGGCTACCGAGTCTGATCTGCTTTGCGCTGCTGTTCATGACCCCCTTCAACGGCGTGGACAGCCCCGTGGCCCTGCTGAGCTACCTCGTGGTGGTGTGGGTGCTGTGGGAAACCTTCGGCACGGCCGTGGGGACCGGGTATCTGGCCCTGCTGCCCGAGATGTTCCGCACCTACGCCGAGCGCACGGCCGTGGCGTGGCGCATGAATCTGGTGCAGACGCTGGGGCTGCTGTTCGGGCTGGCGCTGCCGCCGCTGCTGGCCGGCTGGATTGGCTGGGGCGGAATGGGGGTGCTGTTCGCGGTTCTGTCGGCCGGGGCGATCGTGTTCGGGCTGGGCGCGCTGTTCGAGCAGTCAGGGCCAGCCCAGTCGCCGCTGGGCTTTGGCGCGGCGTTGCGGGCCACCTTCAGCCACCGGGCGTTTCTGGCCGTGGTGGCGGCCCAGACGCTGCGGTTCTTTGCCACCGGCACCCTGGCCACGGGCATGGGTTTTTTTGTGCGCTACAGCCTGGGGCAGGCGGGCGGCGCGGTGACCACCGGGCTGCTGGCCGCCGCGTTTGTAACCGCCGGGCTGGCCCTGTGGCCGTGGCGCGCCCTGCTGGCCCCGCGCCTGGGCCCACGCGGCACCCTGATGCTGGCCTTTGGCCTGAGCGCCGCCGCCCTGCTGCCCCTGGCCCTGGTGCAGACGGTGCCCGGCGCCCTGGCCGCCACCATTCTTTTCGGCGCCGCCCTGGCCGGCATGATCCTGATGGGCGACGTGATCATGGCCGACGTGATTGACGAGGACGAGCTGCGCAGCGGCCAGCGCCGCGAGGGCATGTATTTCGGGATGTCGGGCTTTATCACCACCCTCAGCGGTGCCCTGACCTCGCAGGTATTCGGGGCCGTCACCCGGGCCAGCGGCTACGACCCCAAGTTGCCCGTGCAACCCGACGGCGTGGCTGAGGGCTTCCGCTTCTTCATGACCGTGCCGCCCATTGCCGGCGCCCTGCTGGCGGTAGGGGTGCTGCTGTTCTATCCGCTGCATGGCCGGCGCCTGGAGGCCATGCGGGCGGCGCTGGCGCAGAAGAGGCGCGTGGAGGATGCGGGGTGGAGCGTGGAGCCGGGCGGGTGA